A region of Esox lucius isolate fEsoLuc1 chromosome 3, fEsoLuc1.pri, whole genome shotgun sequence DNA encodes the following proteins:
- the LOC105018684 gene encoding insulin-like growth factor-binding protein 3: MDNCFCTLWMTVVLASITRRSAAVGPVIRCEPCDVGARLLCKPLPKDCIERVREPGCGCCMTCALAFGQPCGVYTGRCGYGMACQHQPGETKPLQALLEGRGQCANATRKRTIATSPAVNELQENVGGVQEEEQNTPTLLIQAPQAPSSTGKPPVDPPKLFHQLPQLHPGKVEVIRREQLKRTHSYKMEELPGTLSTDQHNFSLESKSEPEYGPCRREMESVLNGLKITDILNPRGFRIPNCDKKGFYKKKQCRPSKGRKRGFCWCVDKYGQQLPGFDGKEKRDAQCYNSESQ; this comes from the exons ATGGATAACTGTTTTTGCACACTTTGGATGACAGTTGTTCTGGCATCGATTACGCGGAGATCAGCCGCGGTGGGACCGGTTATCCGGTGCGAACCTTGTGATGTTGGAGCTCGGCTCTTGTGCAAACCGTTGCCCAAGGACTGCATCGAGAGAGTTCGCGAACCGGGCTGCGGCTGCTGCATGACTTGCGCGCTGGCCTTTGGACAGCCGTGCGGGGTTTACACGGGAAGATGTGGCTATGGCATGGCATGCCAGCACCAGCCCGGTGAAACGAAACCTCTCCAAGCTTTACTGGAAGGACGAGGACAGTGTGCAAATGCAACCAGGAAAAGAACCATCGCCACTTCACCTGCAGTCAATGAGCTACAAg AGAATGTTGGTGGTGttcaggaggaggagcaaaacACCCCCACTCTACTCATCCAAGCCCCCCAAGCGCCCTCCAGCACCGGCAAACCTCCTGTTGACCCTCCCAAGCTCTTCCATCAACTCCCTCAGCTCCACCCTGGTAAGGTGGAGGTCATTCGCAGGGAACAGCTGAAGAGGACCCACAGCTACAAGATGGAGGAACTCCCTGGAACCCTCAGCACAGACCAGCATAACTTTTCCCTGGAGTCTAAGTCGGAGCCAGAATAT GGTCCCTGtcgtagagagatggagagtgtcCTCAACGGATTGAAAATCACAGACATCCTCAACCCAAGAGGCTTCCGCATACCTAACTGTGACAAAAAGGGcttctacaaaaaaaaacag TGCCGTCCATCCAAGGGCAGAAAGCGAGGGTTTTGCTGGTGCGTCGACAAGTATGGGCAGCAATTGCCAGGTTTTGACGGGAAGGAGAAAAGAGACGCCCAGTGCTACAACTCTGAGAGCCAATAA
- the LOC105018675 gene encoding insulin-like growth factor-binding protein 1, whose product MLGLYERLTLLAAVSSSLLASLSQCSPLVGPEPIRCAPCTQENLNECPAISTDCQQVLREPGCGCCLACALEKGASCGVYTAHCAEGLKCSPRPGDPRPLHSLTRGQAICTEDQGPEDIEGVPDHRSLHYLLGLNTPFDPRDEAAQESIKAKVNSIRNKLVDQGPCHTELHGALDRIASSQQKLGEKFTTFYLPNCDKHGFYKAKQCESSLVGPPARCWCVSSWNGKKIPESNDLLEDSECQQEVTH is encoded by the exons ATGCTTGGATTATATGAGAGGTTGACTCTGTTGGCGGCCGTGTCATCATCCCTCCTGGCCTCTCTGTCCCAATGTTCCCCATTGGTAGGACCGGAGCCAATCCGCTGTGCCCCCTGCACCCAGGAGAATCTCAACGAATGCCCTGCCATCTCCACAGACTGTCAGCAGGTCCTAAGGGAGCCAGGCTGCGGCTGCTGTCTGGCATGTGCCCTGGAGAAGGGGGCTTCCTGTGGGGTGTACACGGCCCACTGTGCAGAAGGTTTGAAATGCAGCCCTAGACCTGGGGATCCCAGACCCCTTCACTCGCTCACCAGGGGACAGGCCATCTGCACCGAGGACCAGGGACCAG AGGACATAGAGGGGGTGCCGGATCACAGGTCCTTGCACTACCTCCTGGGACTCAACACGCCCTTTGATCCCAGAGATGAGGCAGCCCAGGAGAGCATCAAGGCCAAGGTCAATAGCATTCGCAACAAACTTGTGGATCAG GGTCCctgccacactgagcttcatgGAGCCCTGGACAGGATAGCCAGCTCTCAGCAGAAACTAGGAGAGAAGTTCACCACCTTCTACCTCCCCAACTGTGACAAGCATGGCTTCTACAAGGCCAAGCAG TGCGAGTCCTCCCTGGTGGGACCTCCGGCcaggtgttggtgtgtgtcttcATGGAATGGGAAGAAGATCCCAGAGTCAAATGATCTACTGGAGGACTCTGAGTGCCAGCAGGAGGTCACTCACTAA
- the LOC109615627 gene encoding receptor-interacting serine/threonine-protein kinase 3-like isoform X1 produces the protein MNWCAPRLTENFRHKVNPQIKRKISLSQLTDVMENQQKCWLEPIQEEEEEEAKELVEVVDEEEKDTNKKKENEEQEDRYCLKVQRASKQYTSLDQSSAAQVKNDNLSAPHPTIPLPLKQRAELDEEEDGPQLETEVMNKRGKETSNRWSRPCWPVSDEVLPTPQEPQQREGGGMLPPPQKKISSRGKRKLPTADGMFPKWLMNLMHNIEEATTHELIVE, from the exons ATGAACTGGTGTGCACCCAGACTGACTGAAAACTTCAGGCACAAAGTtaaccctcagattaaaagaaaaatctctctctctcagcttaCGGATGTTATGGagaatcaacagaaatgt TGGCTAGAACCTAtccaagaggaggaggaggaggaggctaAGGAGCTAGTGGAAGTGGTGGatgaagaggaaaaggacacaaacaagaaaaaagaaaatgaagaacAGGAAGACAGATATTGCTTAAAGGTACAGAGAGCTAGCAAACAGTACACTTCTCTGGATCAAAGTAGCGCTGCACAGGTGAAGAATGACAATCTTTCTGCACCACATCCAACTATCCCCCTGCCTTTGAAACAGAGAGCAGAGTTAGATGAAGAAGAGGATGGACCTCAGCTAGAA ACAGAGGTTATGAACAAAAGAGGGAAAGAAACCTCTAACAGATGGAGTAGACCTTGCTGGCCAGTTTCAGATGAAGTGCTACCAACACCACAAGAGCCACAGCAGAGGGAAGGGGGCGGgatgctaccaccaccacaGAAGAAAATAAGTTCTAGAGGAAAGCGAAAGCTGCCAACTGCA GATGGTATGTTCCCAAAATGGCTGATGAATCTGATGCACAACATTGAGGAGGCTACGACACATGAGCTTATTGTTGAGTGA
- the LOC109615627 gene encoding histone H3.v1-like isoform X3 → MNWCAPRLTENFRHKVNPQIKRKISLSQLTDVMENQQKCWLEPIQEEEEEEAKELVEVVDEEEKDTNKKKENEEQEDRYCLKRAELDEEEDGPQLETEVMNKRGKETSNRWSRPCWPVSDEVLPTPQEPQQREGGGMLPPPQKKISSRGKRKLPTADGMFPKWLMNLMHNIEEATTHELIVE, encoded by the exons ATGAACTGGTGTGCACCCAGACTGACTGAAAACTTCAGGCACAAAGTtaaccctcagattaaaagaaaaatctctctctctcagcttaCGGATGTTATGGagaatcaacagaaatgt TGGCTAGAACCTAtccaagaggaggaggaggaggaggctaAGGAGCTAGTGGAAGTGGTGGatgaagaggaaaaggacacaaacaagaaaaaagaaaatgaagaacAGGAAGACAGATATTGCTTAAAG AGAGCAGAGTTAGATGAAGAAGAGGATGGACCTCAGCTAGAA ACAGAGGTTATGAACAAAAGAGGGAAAGAAACCTCTAACAGATGGAGTAGACCTTGCTGGCCAGTTTCAGATGAAGTGCTACCAACACCACAAGAGCCACAGCAGAGGGAAGGGGGCGGgatgctaccaccaccacaGAAGAAAATAAGTTCTAGAGGAAAGCGAAAGCTGCCAACTGCA GATGGTATGTTCCCAAAATGGCTGATGAATCTGATGCACAACATTGAGGAGGCTACGACACATGAGCTTATTGTTGAGTGA
- the LOC109615627 gene encoding receptor-interacting serine/threonine-protein kinase 3-like isoform X2: MVCTLKQIRINSMQWLEPIQEEEEEEAKELVEVVDEEEKDTNKKKENEEQEDRYCLKVQRASKQYTSLDQSSAAQVKNDNLSAPHPTIPLPLKQRAELDEEEDGPQLETEVMNKRGKETSNRWSRPCWPVSDEVLPTPQEPQQREGGGMLPPPQKKISSRGKRKLPTADGMFPKWLMNLMHNIEEATTHELIVE; this comes from the exons ATGGTCTGTACACTAAAACAAATACGAATCAACTCAATGCAGTGGCTAGAACCTAtccaagaggaggaggaggaggaggctaAGGAGCTAGTGGAAGTGGTGGatgaagaggaaaaggacacaaacaagaaaaaagaaaatgaagaacAGGAAGACAGATATTGCTTAAAGGTACAGAGAGCTAGCAAACAGTACACTTCTCTGGATCAAAGTAGCGCTGCACAGGTGAAGAATGACAATCTTTCTGCACCACATCCAACTATCCCCCTGCCTTTGAAACAGAGAGCAGAGTTAGATGAAGAAGAGGATGGACCTCAGCTAGAA ACAGAGGTTATGAACAAAAGAGGGAAAGAAACCTCTAACAGATGGAGTAGACCTTGCTGGCCAGTTTCAGATGAAGTGCTACCAACACCACAAGAGCCACAGCAGAGGGAAGGGGGCGGgatgctaccaccaccacaGAAGAAAATAAGTTCTAGAGGAAAGCGAAAGCTGCCAACTGCA GATGGTATGTTCCCAAAATGGCTGATGAATCTGATGCACAACATTGAGGAGGCTACGACACATGAGCTTATTGTTGAGTGA